From a region of the Castanea sativa cultivar Marrone di Chiusa Pesio chromosome 10, ASM4071231v1 genome:
- the LOC142613850 gene encoding metalloendoproteinase 4-MMP, whose amino-acid sequence MFPFLSHFIFIFFFLLFLSRPCFPARILPDKSTVITVASHNATWHEFMKFLDAGKGSHVSGMSELKTYFNRFGYLPISSNDTNFTDTFDTQFESAVILYQQNLGLPLTGKLDTDTISTIMSPRCGMSDSVNTTPHGFHTTRRYAYFSGKPRWVNSTPMTLTYAFSPSDMIDYLSSSEIRMVFGRAFSRWASVIPVNFTETGNYLSADIRIGFYRGDHGDGEPFDGVLGVLAHAFSPENGRLHLDEAETWAVDFDTVKSKVAVDLESVATHEIGHVLGLAHTSVKEAVMYPSLSPRTKKVDLKIDDVEGVQALYGSNPNFKFSSLLESENSSNHAAIGLERTFSSWTIFLTMVFLLLFLHT is encoded by the coding sequence ATGTTTCCGTTTCTCAGTCActttatcttcatcttcttcttcctcctctttcTTTCCCGCCCTTGCTTTCCCGCCAGAATCCTACCAGACAAATCAACTGTCATAACCGTCGCTTCCCACAACGCCACGTGGCACGAGTTCATGAAATTCCTAGACGCCGGGAAGGGAAGCCACGTCAGCGGCATGTCCGAACTCAAGACTTACTTCAACCGTTTCGGGTATCTCCCGATATCCTCCAACGACACCAACTTCACCGATACCTTCGACACCCAATTCGAATCGGCCGTTATTCTTTACCAGCAGAATCTAGGTCTGCCCCTCACAGGAAAGCTCGACACCGATACCATATCCACTATCATGTCACCCAGGTGTGGCATGAGTGACAGTGTCAACACCACCCCCCATGGCTTCCACACCACTCGTCGTTACGCTTACTTTTCTGGCAAACCCCGGTGGGTCAACTCCACGCCGATGACTCTAACATACGCTTTTTCGCCGTCTGACATGATTGATTACCTCAGCTCATCGGAAATTCGGATGGTTTTCGGGCGAGCCTTTTCGCGGTGGGCGTCGGTTATTCCGGTGAATTTTACAGAGACCGGGAACTACTTATCGGCCGATATCCGAATCGGGTTTTATCGGGGTGATCACGGGGACGGAGAGCCGTTTGATGGGGTGTTGGGAGTTTTAGCTCATGCTTTCTCGCCAGAAAATGGGAGGCTCCATCTTGATGAAGCGGAGACGTGGGCCGTTGATTTCGATACGGTCAAGTCAAAAGTGGCCGTTGATTTGGAATCAGTGGCTACCCATGAGATTGGGCATGTACTAGGGTTGGCTCACACTTCGGTCAAGGAAGCTGTTATGTATCCAAGTTTGAGTCCTAGGACAAAGAAGGTGGACCTCAAGATAGACGACGTGGAGGGAGTTCAAGCTCTATACGGGTCAAACCCAAATTTCAAGTTTAGCTCTTTGTTAGAGTCTGAAAATTCTTCTAATCATGCAGCCATTGGCCTAGAGAGAACATTCTCTAGTTGGACAATTTTCTTGACAAtggtatttttattattgtttttgcatacatga